TGTTATCCATGGCTCGACGCCATGGCCTCATTGAAGCAGCAACTCCGCGGCCGCGAGCTTCGCTTCCTTCTCGTTATCCATGGCTCGACGCCATGGCCTCATTGAAGCACAAGTATGAAAACCTCCACTTCTTGCGGCCGTAGGTAGGTTATCCATGGCTCGACGCCATGGCCTCATTGAAGCCGAGCTCGACCGCGCTCACCGTGCCCACCGACCCGCTCGTTATCCATGGCTCGACGCCATGGCCTCATTGAAGCTGTCCCGAAGTTCTGCCCGGCGTTCACCGTTCCTGCGGTTATCCATGGCTCGACGCCATGGCCTCATTGAAGCCGGCACCACACAACGAACGTATCGCCTCGGCAGAAGTCGTTATCCATGGCTCGACGCCATGGCCTCATTGAAGCGATTGCGGCGTTGACATCCTCTGCCGACATCGAGGAGTTATCCATGGCTCGACGCCATGGCCTCATTGAAGCTCCAGCCCCGCCACCGTCCGCAGCGCCTGCGCCATGTTATCCATGGCTCGACGCCATGGCCTCATTGAAGCGCGGCGCTGATCAAGCGCGGCGCGCGGGTCTTTCGGGGTTATCCATGGCTCGACGCCATGGCCTCATTGAAGCGGGTGCAGTTCGCGCAGCATCGCGAGCGCCTGTGAGGTTATCCATGGCTCGACGCCATGGCCTCATTGAAGCACCAAGCACGGAGCGGTCGCGAAGCAGGTGACGATGGTTATCCATGGCTCGACGCCATGGCCTCATTGAAGCCTCGGGCATCGGCAGGTGGTCGGTCACGGCGTTCCTGTTATCCATGGCTCGACGCCATGGCCTCATTGAAGCGTTCACCGCCGCACTGACAAGACATCATCGATTAGGTTATCCATGGCTCGACGCCATGGCCTCATTGAAGCTGGAGCGCCGCGCTGATGGCCGAGCCGATCCTGGTGTTATCCATGGCTCGACGCCATGGCCTCATTGAAGCCAGCTCTTGAAGCTTGTCCATGTGGCCTATCTCCCCGTTATCCATGGCTCGACGCCATGGCCTCATTGAAGCATTTCCACAGTTCGTCTCGCACCATCTGACCTACAAGTTATCCATGGCTCGACGCCATGGCCTCATTGAAGCGAGACGATCGCACTGGCGTTCGCGATCACCGAAGAAGTTATCCATGGCTCGACGCCATGGCCTCATTGAAGCATGCTGGGCGAGCGGCTCATTCCCGCCCGTGACCGGCGTTATCCATGGCTCGACGCCATGGCCTCATTGAAGCGGCCCAAGGGAGGGTGAAAAATAAAAGAGCGTTGGTGTTATCCATGGCTCGACGCCATGGCCTCATTGAAGCCTCGGTGGCGTAACGCGCGTTGCCCCGCAGCACCAGGTTATCCATGGCTCGACGCCATGGCCTCATTGAAGCATCGCGCCGACCGCGGTCCTGATTTCCGCGCGGTGTTATCCATGGCTCGACGCCATGGCCTCATTGAAGCTCAAACGATTTGTGACGTGTTCGTCTGACGACGACCTGTTATCCATGGCTCGACGCCATGGCCTCATTGAAGCCAAGTCGGCCGAGCTGCACACGAAGGTCAAGCGCCGGTTATCCATGGCTCGACGCCATGGCCTCATTGAAGCGCGAGCGTCTGCTCCCGCGCCGCCTCGGCTTCCTGTTATCCATGGCTCGACGCCATGGCCTCATTGAAGCATGGTGTTGGCGTTCGTGCCTTCGGCAAGGCCCGCGTTATCCATGGCTCGACGCCATGGCCTCATTGAAGCAAGTTTGCCGGCGATCCGAAGCGCATCGGGCCGCGGGTTATCCATGGCTCGACGCCATGGCCTCATTGAAGCGCGTCGATCAGGAGCGATTTCATTACTCGGCCTCGCGTTATCCATGGCGCGACGCCATGGCCTCGTTGAAGCGTCGAGGACACGACCGGCATTCCCTACGGCCTGATGGTTATCCATGGCTCGACGCCATGGCCACATTAAAACGGCGACTGATCCGCACGAAATCCCGGCTATGTGTCGCTCACGCGGTGGGCTCGGCGAAGCGACGCGCTCAATCAAGAGTTCGTCTGAGAATCAGACACTCGGCCCGCCGATCCATGGCGGCCTGCCACCGCCGTCGAATTCTAAGCCACCACCTCCCACCGCTTCTGCCGCCACGCGAGGATCGTGCGTGACAGCGCGCGCTCGCCGGCCTGCTCGTAGGCGAGCACCGCGCGGTGCTTCAGGAGCTCGATGTTCTGCTTGGGCTCGAAGCGCGTGAAGACCACCATGTCGCGCTGGGGTGCCGCGACGATCAGCGCGGCGCCGATACGCTTCTCCTGCTCGTCCCAGAAATCGGCGTCGAGCAGGATCGTCGGCTCGAGCTGCCCGCCCTTGATCACCGCGCCCATGCCTGCATACGGCTGTATCACCGACAGGTCCGGATAGAGCTTGCGATAGTTCTCGACGACGAGGGCCGGCAGCGCCTTGCGGTCGAGCTTCAGGCGCTTCAGATCGCGTCCCCGCACCGCCTGCACGAAGCGCTCGTCGTCGAAGACGTAGCGCAGGTGCAGGTCGCCGACGAAATGATCGAAGACCGGCAGGTTGTCGACGGTGTTGCCGGGCTCGGGCGTGAGCTCGACGGGCTCGATCTTCTGAATGGGCCGCGTCTTGGGGTCGACGTTGGAACGCGCTCGGACGAGCGCTACGAGCTTTTCGCGCGGGTGCTGCTGTGCAGCCGCGGGCCGCGGCCAGGCAACCGCGGCTCCCGCCGCAGCGAGGCTAAGCAATGCTTCACGTCTCTTCATCAAGAGCGAGCATAAGGCGTTTTCAGAGCGTGGGATAGAATCCGGGCATGAGCACCGTCGTCGAGCCCGTTCCGGTCGATTTCGCGCGCCAGCGCGAGGTCGCCGCGGCGCTGCGCGCTTTTCTTCCCGCTGCTTCAGTGCTCTTCGAGCGAGAGGACGTGAAGCCTTACGAGTGCGACGGGCTCTCTGCGTACCGGCAGGTGCCGATGGTCGTGGCGCTTCCGGACCACGAAGATCAGGTCAGGCGCATCCTCGAAGTGTGTCACTCGATGCGCGTGCCGGTCGTCGCACGCGGCGCCGGCACCGGACTCTCGGGCGGCGCGCTGCCGATGGGCGACGGCGTGCTGCTGTCGCTCGCTAAGCTGATGCGCATCGTCGAGATCGATCCGGTCGCGCGCACGGCGCGCGTGCAGCCGGGCGTGCGCAACCTCGCGATCTCCGAAGCCGCCGCGATGCACGGCCTCTATTACGCGCCCGACCCTTCGAGCCAGATCGCGTGCAGCATCGGCGGCAACGTCGCCGAGAACTCCGGCGGCGTGCATTGCCTGAAGTACGGTCTCACGGTGCACAACATACTCAAGGTCCGTGCGTACACGATCGAAGGCGAGCTGCTGGAGCTCGGCGGCGACGGTCTCGACGCCGCGGGCTACGACCTGCTCGCGCTGATGACGGGCTCGGAAGGCCTGCTCGCGGTCGTCACCGAGGTGACGGTGAAGCTCCTGCCCAAGCCCGAATGCGCGCAGGTCGTCATGGCCGCTTTCGACGCGGTGGAGAAAGCCGGCGCCGCGGTCGCGAACATCATCGCCGCGGGCATCATCCCGGCGGGCCTCGAGATGATGGACCAGGCGGCCGCCGTCGCGGTCGAGCATTTCGTGCACGCGGGCTATCCGACCGACGTCGCGGGCATCCTGCTGTGCGAATCGGACGGCACGCAGGAGGAAGTCGCGGACGAGGTGCGGCGCGTCGAGGCGATCATGGAAGAGAGCGGCGCGACGCTGATCCGCGCCTCTCGGAACGACGCCGAGCGCCTGAGATTCTGGGCGGGCCGCAAGGCCGCGTTCCCGGCGGTGGGACGCATATCGCCCGACTACTACTGCATGGACGGCACGATCCCGCGCAAGCGCCTCGCGGAAGTGCTGAGCGCGATCGCCGAGCTCGAGAAAAAGTACGGGCTGCGCTGCGCCAATGTCTTCCACGCGGGCGACGGCAACCTGCACCCGCTG
The DNA window shown above is from Burkholderiales bacterium and carries:
- a CDS encoding FAD-linked oxidase C-terminal domain-containing protein, with amino-acid sequence MSTVVEPVPVDFARQREVAAALRAFLPAASVLFEREDVKPYECDGLSAYRQVPMVVALPDHEDQVRRILEVCHSMRVPVVARGAGTGLSGGALPMGDGVLLSLAKLMRIVEIDPVARTARVQPGVRNLAISEAAAMHGLYYAPDPSSQIACSIGGNVAENSGGVHCLKYGLTVHNILKVRAYTIEGELLELGGDGLDAAGYDLLALMTGSEGLLAVVTEVTVKLLPKPECAQVVMAAFDAVEKAGAAVANIIAAGIIPAGLEMMDQAAAVAVEHFVHAGYPTDVAGILLCESDGTQEEVADEVRRVEAIMEESGATLIRASRNDAERLRFWAGRKAAFPAVGRISPDYYCMDGTIPRKRLAEVLSAIAELEKKYGLRCANVFHAGDGNLHPLILYDANSPGELERTEAFGAEILELSIAVGGTITGEHGVGIEKVNHMCVQFATPELETFHAVKRALDEHGLLNPGKAVPSLNRCAEFGRMHVHVGQEKFADLPRF